One part of the Rutidosis leptorrhynchoides isolate AG116_Rl617_1_P2 chromosome 1, CSIRO_AGI_Rlap_v1, whole genome shotgun sequence genome encodes these proteins:
- the LOC139859714 gene encoding UDP-glycosyltransferase 71E1-like, whose protein sequence is MTNSSELVFIPSPGAGHLPPTVEFAKVLLHREPQLSVTIIIMNLSREEKLSIETQKSTPRLRFIDIPEDKSTKDLISPHTFMSAFIEQQKPHVRNIVRSITESDSVRLVGFVVDMFCIDMMDIANELGTPTYLYFTSAAASLGLMFCLQAKRDNEGFDVTELKDTDPDLSLPSHAIPVPVKVLPSLLFDKGSGWPKTFLDLAKKYREPKGIIVNTFQELESHAIEYLASSNVTVPPVFPVGAILNREKKVNDDKFEEIMTWLNDQPDSSVVFLCFGSMGSFVENQVKEIAVAIEGSGQRFLWSLRRPPSKEKMEYPEEYEHFEEVLPEGFLDRTLSIGKVIGWAPQMAVLSHSSVGGFVSHCGWNSTLESIWCGVPVAAWPLYAEQQLNAFKLVVESGLAVEIKIDYRSNTMPGGGDEIIVTSKEIESGIRRLMNDEELRKKVKEMKGKSRFAVLEGGSSYVSIRRFIDLVLIKE, encoded by the exons ATGACCAACTCCTCGGAGCTCGTTTTTATCCCATCTCCCGGAGCCGGCCACCTGCCACCAACGGTGGAGTTCGCCAAGGTCCTCCTCCATCGCGAACCACAGCTTTCGGttaccatcatcatcatgaacCTTTCTCGTGAAGAAAAACTCTCTATCGAAACTCAAAAGTCCACTCCTCGTTTACGCTTTATCGACATTCCTGAAGACAAGTCAACAAAAGACCTTATCTCTCCCCATACATTCATGTCTGCCTTCATTGAACAACAAAAGCCACATGTTCGAAACATTGTCCGTTCAATCACTGAGTCTGACTCGGTTCGACTGGTTGGGTTCGTTGTAGACATGTTTTGTATAGACATGATGGATATTGCAAATGAGTTGGGCACTCCAACTTATCTTTATTTCACCTCCGCCGCCGCTTCGCTTGGCCTGATGTTTTGCCTGCAGGCCAAGCGAGACAATGAGGGGTTTGATGTGACTGAGTTGAAGGACACGGATCCAGACCTCTCCTTACCGTCTCACGCCATCCCGGTCCCAGTTAAGGTGCTACCTTCATTACTTTTTGATAAGGGAAGTGGGTGGCCCAAAACATTTCTGGACCTCGCTAAAAAGTATCGTGAGCCAAAGGGTATAATAGTAAATACCTTCCAAGAACTTGAAAGTCATGCTATCGAGTATCTTGCAAGTAGTAATGTGACTGTCCCACCGGTGTTTCCGGTGGGAGCCATACTGAACCGAGAAAAAAAGGTAAATGATGATAAGTTTGAGGAGATAATGACATGGTTAAACGACCAACCGGATAGTTCGGTCGTGTTCCTATGCTTCGGGAGCATGGGAAGCTTTGTTGAGAATCAAGTTAAGGAGATAGCGGTTGCTATCGAAGGAAGCGGGCAAAGGTTTTTGTGGTCCCTACGTCGTCCCCCTTCGAAAGAAAAAATGGAGTACCCGGAAGAATACGAACACTTTGAAGAGGTTCTACCGGAAGGTTTTCTTGATCGAACATTGAGCATTGGGAAAGTGATTGGATGGGCCCCACAAATGGCGGTGTTGTCCCATTCTTCAGTTGGTGGATTTGTGTCACATTGTGGATGGAACTCGACACTCGAGAGCATATGGTGTGGGGTGCCAGTAGCTGCTTGGCCATTATATGCGGAACAGCAACTTAATGCTTTTAAACTAGTGGTGGAATCTGGATTAGCGGTCGAGATTAAAATTGATTACAGGAGTAATACGATGCCAGGTGGCGGGGACGAGATTATTGTGACGTCGAAAGAAATCGAGAGTGGGATTAGGAG GCTGATGAATGATGAAGAGTTGAGGAAGAAAGTGAAAGAGATGAAAGGGAAGAGTAGGTTTGCAGTTTTGGAGGGTGGATCTTCTTACGTATCCATTAGACGTTTTATCGACCTTGTGTTGATAAAGGAATAG
- the LOC139886433 gene encoding uncharacterized protein, producing MKSFCFHLFLALLITSSFKINAQTCKPSGSIRGIKPPPGQCNRENDSNCCKQGKLYTTYTCSPSDTSDTKATLTINSFQKGGDGGGPSECDNQYHNDDTPVVALSTGWYEGGDRCHKYITINGNGRSVKAMVVDECDSTMGCDSDHDYQPPCPNNIVDASKAVWKALGVSENNWGNLDITWSECCKPSGSIRGIKPPPGQCNTENDSDCCKQGKLYTTYTCSPTVTSDTKATLTLNSFEKNGDGGGPSECDNQYHDDNTPVVALSTGWYEGGDRCHKYITINGNGRSVKAMVVDECDSTMGCDSDHDYQPPCPNNIVDASKAVWKALGVSENNWGDLDITWSE from the exons ATGAAGAGCTTTTGTTTCCATCTTTTCTTGGCTCTCCTAATAACATCTTCCTTCAAGATTAATGCTCAAACTTGCAAACCAAGTGGAAGTATTCGCGGAATAAAACCACCACCCGGACAATGCAATCGTGAGAACGACTCCAATTGTTGTAAACAAGGTAAGCTATACACCACGTATACATGCTCGCCTTCGGACACAAGTGACACTAAGGCTACACTCACAATAAATAGTTTCCAAAAAGGAGGTGATGGAGGTGGCCCATCGGAGTGTGACAACCAATACCACAATGATGACACGCCAGTTGTGGCACTATCAACCGGATGGTACGAGGGAGGAGATAGGTGTCATAAGTATATCACAATAAATGGTAACGGGAGGAGTGTGAAAGCGATGGTTGTAGATGAGTGCGACTCTACAATGGGATGTGATTCGGATCATGACTATCAACCACCGTGTCCTAACAACATTGTTGATGCTTCTAAAGCTGTGTGGAAAGCATTAGGGGTATCCGAAAATAATTGGGGAAATTTGGATATTACATGGTCTGAATG TTGCAAACCAAGTGGAAGTATCCGCGGAATAAAGCCACCCCCAGGACAATGCAACACTGAGAACGACTCAGATTGTTGTAAACAAGGTAAGCTATACACCACGTATACATGCTCTCCTACGGTCACAAGTGACACTAAGGCTACACTCACATTAAACAGTTTTGAGAAAAACGGTGATGGTGGTGGCCCATCGGAGTGTGACAACCAATACCACGATGATAACACGCCAGTAGTGGCACTATCAACTGGATGGTACGAGGGAGGAGATAGGTGTCATAAGTATATTACAATAAATGGTAACGGGAGGAGCGTGAAAGCGATGGTTGTAGATGAGTGTGACTCTACAATGGGATGTGATTCGGATCATGATTATCAACCACCCTGTCCGAACAATATCGTCGATGCTTCTAAAGCCGTGTGGAAAGCATTAGGGGTATCCGAGAATAACTGGGGAGATTTGGACATTACATGGTCCGAATGA
- the LOC139886432 gene encoding LOW QUALITY PROTEIN: UDP-glycosyltransferase 71E1-like (The sequence of the model RefSeq protein was modified relative to this genomic sequence to represent the inferred CDS: inserted 1 base in 1 codon): protein MSTSELVFIPSPGIGHLSPTVELVNLLLQRDQRLSVTIIIMKLAPGLKHDTETATPESTPRLRYIEIPYEDSSIALIKPRAFLSAFVEHNKLHVRKIVRDISQSKSVRLVGFVVDMFCVAMIDVANEFGVPTYTYFTSSANALGLMLYLQVKRDDDGFDVTVLKDSETDFLSVPSYVNPVPAKVLPDVVFDKDGGSQMFLDLGKRIRESKGIIVNTFQELETRGIEHLLNSNMELPPVFPVGPIVNLKNEPNDGKMDNIMAWLNDQPESSVVFLCFGSMGSFKEEQVMEIAVAIERSGQRFLWSLRRPTSKEKFEFPKEYENPDDVLPKGFLERTKNVGRVIGWAPQIAVLSHXSVGGFVSHCGWNSTLESIWCGVPIAAWPLYAEQQLNPFQLVVEMRMAAEIRIDYRTNTRPGSCKEMMVMAEEIESGIRKLMGDDVMRKKVKDLKEKSRAAVMEGGSSYKSIGVLIENLVGITI, encoded by the exons ATGTCTACTTCAGAGCTTGTTTTCATCCCATCTCCCGGTATCGGCCACCTGTCACCAACCGTCGAACTCGTCAACCTTCTCCTCCAACGCGATCAACGCCTTTCCGTCACAATAATCATCATGAAACTCGCCCCTGGACTTAAACATGATACCGAAACAGCCACACCTGAATCCACTCCCCGTTTACGCTACATCGAAATACCTTACGAAGATTCCTCTATTGCTCTAATTAAACCCCGCGCCTTCCTCTCCGCTTTTGTCGAACACAACAAACTTCATGTTCGAAAGATTGTTCGTGACATCAGTCAGTCAAAATCGGTTCGACTTGTGGGTTTTGTCGTAGACATGTTTTGTGTTGCTATGATCGATGTAGCAAATGAGTTTGGAGTTCCAACTTATACTTATTTTACCTCGAGTGCGAACGCGCTTGGCCTGATGCTTTATCTTCAGGTCAAACGTGACGACGACGGTTTTGATGTCACTGTGTTGAAAGACTCGGAAACTGACTTTTTGTCTGTTCCGAGTTATGTCAACCCAGTGCCAGCTAAGGTTTTACCTGATGTAGTTTTTGATAAGGATGGTGGATCCCAAATGTTTCTGGATCTTGGGAAAAGAATTCGCGAATCCAAGGgcataatagtaaatacatttcaaGAACTCGAAACCCGCGGAATCGAACATCTTTTGAATAGTAACATGGAACTCCCACCCGTATTTCCGGTGGGACCGATAGTAAACTTGAAAAACGAGCCAAATGACGGTAAAATGGACAATATTATGGCGTGGTTAAACGATCAGCCGGAGAGCTCAGTTGTGTTCTTGTGTTTTGGAAGTATGGGAAGCTTTAAGGAGGAACAAGTGATGGAGATAGCGGTTGCTATCGAACGGAGTGGGCAGCGGTTTCTTTGGTCACTTCGTCGTCCAACTTCAAAAGAAAAGTTCGAGTTTCCAAAGGAATACGAAAACCCGGATGATGTTTTGCCTAAAGGATTTCTTGAAAGGACAAAGAATGTGGGAAGGGTTATCGGGTGGGCCCCACAGATAGCGGTCTTATCCC CATCAGTGGGAGGGTTCGTGTCCCACTGCGGGTGGAACTCCACATTGGAGAGCATATGGTGTGGGGTTCCAATAGCGGCTTGGCCGCTATATGCAGAACAACAACTTAATCCTTTTCAATTGGTGGTAGAGATGAGAATGGCTGCTGAGATTAGGATCGATTATCGGACTAATACGAGACCAGGTAGTTGTAAAGAGATGATGGTAATGGCTGAGGAGATTGAGAGTGGTATTAGGAAGTTGATGGGTGATGATGTGATGAGGAAGAAAGTGAAAGATTTGAAGGAAAAAAGTAGGGCTGCTGTTATGGAAGGTGGATCATCTTACAAATCTATTGGGGTTTTGATTGAGAATTTGGTGGGTATAACAATCTAG